GCGAGCTCTTTACCTGTCTTCTTATCCACGCAAAGAAACGTTGTTCCAAATTGTCCTTGACCTAATTTTCTCCCAACACTATAAATATCTTTgagattctctgtttttctccCAAGAACTGAGTCTATTTGTAGACCTGCGCTTGCCATACGTTTCATATGCGCTTCTTTCTTCTGCGGTTTCGAATTCGCATCTTCTTCGACGACTCTGTTCTCTGGTGGGACAGGTTTTGGTGGTGCTTCTTCGTTCGCCATTTTCACCGGTGGTGGTGGCGTGCTAGGGGTTGGCAACGTGGTTGGTGCTGAATCCACGGCTGCACCTCGATTTTGATTACTCTCGTCTCCCCCATTAACGCTCTTATCGTTTGTTTTTCGACTGCTCTCGTCCTTGCTGCTCTTAAGGCTATCGTCTGGTTTCTGATTCCGCCACACAGCAGCACTAACGGATTGTAAGAATCCATTAGCATTTAGATTCGGACCCACGCATGTGTTTCCCATTCAGATAATTTAACCCTAAATCACAAAACCTAATtttgctttttctctcttctctctgttttagattatatattacGTACCTCTCCGACACGGAAAACACAAGTTACTCCATATCTAAGTTTACTGTGTCTTCAAAATCGACACAGCTGTCGGAAAAACCTGAGGTAATGAATCGACCGCCTATTAGCTCGAAGCTACCTTCTTCTGCACGTTTTCTGGAAGCGAAACTGTCGAGAAACGCCGTGGGATTGTAAAATTTGGTCGAAGGATTTGCTTCCGAGAAGATCTGATGAGAAGAAGGAACGAGAGAGAATAAGGAATTGATTCTGGCTTGGCCGTCCATTTTTACGTgaaaatatggaaagtttttacaGAGCCCAATTTTAGAAGAGGACTCACTTTTTTAACcttaaacaattaattaaattcttttatttctttttaatatatgcaAGTATGCAACGTTGAGTGATGATTAGTAGAAGAAAGAATTGCAAAGGACATGTAATTAATAAATAGTTTGATTGTGTATATATGAATATGCATACAGTATGTATGTTATCTaaattttgtctctttcttgCAACAAAATTAGTTTGTCACTTTGTCAGTTTCATTGAGTTCCTAAATTACTCTGACCAGTGACCATCATCATTTACCCTTCttgtttaaaatactatacaatgttaaaaattgaatttcaagtaatataaacatttattgTAAATAATCCCGGCATGTTTGAAAAAACTACTAGTAATATGTAAGCAATAACATCTTAAACATAGAAGTATTCACGCACAACGTGATATGTGTGCatcaccaaagaaaaaagaaaaaaacatctccTAATGTTGACATTTCTTTATATCGAATCAGTAGATCCAAACTCCAGAGTGCTATCTCCGGCATAgcagaaataaataaaagtgtagTTATTactgaatttatttttattttttggtcatcaCTTTTCTCTTCAAACGAACAATTAGTAACCGATCATATACTTCGTCTGTTCGTTCCAAAACATCTTCGACTGCTTCACCATCTCAGACCGTTCACTAATCATCCTCTCCTTCCAATACTCTTtgtttctacaaaaaaaaaaaaaatccttcatCATAAAATCAATAGTTTTAAAACACATACTCTCATTATTGATTCTCGCAATATTTGATttccatgaaaaaaaaactttgagcaATCTATACCACCACAAGAAAACTATAGATAGTTATGAAAGTCTCAATCATAAAGAATTCAAAACTTTAAGCTTTTAGTAACTTGAAGTACAAAAATTCTATCaaaaaaacttcattttctAGTAACGTAagtaacaaattatattttgtcaGGTAAATTTCACAATAGTCATCAGTTCAAAATTTATGGACACACATATATACTGGTTTGGTGCTATCTAAAATTTGAGATTTGTCTCACCGTATCTTTAAGAGAAGATGCAGCTCGATCATGTGAACCGCTTCCGCGTAAACTCCCACCTACGCCAAGTAACAATCAAGTTCGACCTCATTCATAgttaaatgaaaacaaaatgttgCAAGAATCTAAGCAAACCTCTCTACAGATGGGACATTTGGAATTATTTGGTGCTGCTTTGATGCCTTGGAAAATCATTACAGAAGCAGCCGAGCACGCACATGCTTTACAAAATATGTGACCGCACTTTAAAGCATAGGGATTGAATACCGTTTCCTGCCCAATTAATCCACAAACAAATAGTTATAACTCTTCACATCCTGTGAGAAATGGTATAAATAAGTaaactatattttgtttgtgtaaaagGTAGAGTAAGTTTTGTTACGAGGCAGATTGCGCAAGTTAGATCAAACTCGAGCTCTATTGAATTAGGCAGCATGAGTTGCATCATAGGTTGATCGTCGTTGAGATAATCACAAGAGACACGACCAAACGTTGAGTTCTTGAAGTTTCCAACTTTATCAAGCCCACAATTGAGATAAAAGGCTCCAAGTTCTATAAGCCAAGGTGAGTGCAAAAGCTCTATGCGCTCCGCTCGCATTTTCAACTTGAACTTCTTCCCATCCACTGAGCTATGCACCTGAAAACATTTAAAACCAGTTTTAAAGaggttgtattttttttctttcacatgcATTTACCTCTAACCTTGTCATATTTCTTGAGGATTTTACGGATGGCGATCGCATTCATGGTGATGTACTGAATCAAGATTTGACCCTCTTGGAGTAAAGCTTGTCTTTCGTCCGTGAAGCATCTGCGTAGACTCATCATGTATCTCTGCATCCCACTGGCTacatgaagatggagaagatgcCTCACTCTTGACCTGAAGCATCCCGCTATGTCAGAAGCTTCCTTCATCAGTTCCTCAAAGAACATCTCATCACACCCTGCATTGTAACACCATATCATTAACGTCAACCACCTAATtttcaataaagaaaaaaacacactcGACGACTTAACaatttcacattaaaaaaaacatcctAAATATCCTGTTAGGATCCCACATTGAAAATAACTAGAATATACCTAATATAAGATATATGAGATATGAGATTTGAATCAGAAAGCATAAAACTTAACATGGTATTAGAACCTGATTTTAACCCAAGTAGAGTAATACAAAAGAGACATGAACTTATCAACTCATTCTCAATtggtcatcatctttttttctttttctttaagcgTGACGACTATAAGGAAATTTAAGGGAGGGAAGTTATACATACAAGGGCAAGATTGGCATTGGCATGAATCAGACAGAGAAGTAGCCGATGAGATGATGTGTTCATCATTAGATCGTGTGGAGTTACATGTCGTCTTGCATTTCTTCAACACTTTCTTGAGTTTCTTATATTCTACATGACGACATTTTTCCAAGAACCACTCCTCTTCTCCACGTAGATATTCCGTAAACGTCTCTCCAAACTTCATCTTCTCACATTACACACAAATCTCAATCTTTATGCTGCAATATTAATATATGCCAATATGAGATACTTTCCAACCGAGcaaataaattaaatcagttaGGGATGACAGAATTGATCATATTGGAAAACATTGAGAAAGTGAAATTGAGTACGCCACAAAAGACTAAATTTCATATATAGAAACGAATTATTTGACTTTttcttagaaagaaaaagatcgtaaaaaaagaaaattagaggAGATCGAGATATTTCAAAGCCAATTACCTTTTCTCACGTCAAAATCAAGGAATAAAATCAATTCAGTTAATTAAGAACAGCATTGATCTGGAAAATTCGACAGGAGAGCTTTGGTGGATCAGGAAGGCGATTAAAGTAACTCTATTCgcaatttttatcaaaaacaaaaaaaaaaactattgggTATTCGATTcctatttttagggttttgttttgctttttcggtatttttaaggtttttgttaAACACACAAATATTTCAGCGAAGTTGCTTTGGTACCTCAATAGTTTCGTATTAAACGGCATGCCACTTACGTGTTAGAAGAGTGCTAGATACCCAAAAAAAACGCGTCAGAATTTGATCCCATCGCTGCTCCAACGAATTGTGACAATTGTcgaatatattttactttaaataacTCTCGgaatatattttacttaatatggttccaaaaaaaaaaaaggtaattttaGTCTGAACATGaaagaataattattttttccaaagaatataagatatatgaattttatttcgTTATTGTTTACGCATAATATATATGCTTTTtgtccaaaaataatatatatatatatatatatatgccctATACGGCTATACGGTACGTCTTTTTTTAATGGAACACAATTTTCTTTACATCAGCTCTGCAAAcctaagggggaggtattgttttagaatttttagaaagaattttaatgactttaaaagttaggtaaaatatgttgttattcaatcaagacttttaaaaactctttaaaaatttggtgttattgattgtggatttgtaaaaagttatctaaaatcttgataaatctagtgttattggattaagagttttataaagtcattaaaagttttatgttattcaagtaaaacaaaagaatcttggattgttaatgaattcaaattttatgttattggtttaggattttatatcatttccttcataacaaaaatcatgaaaactctttcatcaaatagaaagattttacaaaattagaaaaaacaaattatcaagattttaaaaaacttcctaaacaatctcttataatccttcatttttaactttcaattttctatgattctaacaatcagcaaaaacataaagtcattaaaattttttctaaatcctaaaccaatacctccccctaactgatttcaaatcatccatatatgtaattatttgaGTCCTCTTCTAATATGGAAAGTTCTTTAAATCAGCTCTGCAAACCTAACTGATTTCAAACCACACCTATATTTAagcataagaaaaagaaaaaaagcaaaggtCACTGTGGGGTGCTTCAAAAGAACAAAAGGAAACTGATGAGAGACGAATGTGTGGATAGGGCCTTGGCTCTAGGAGAAGTAGACTGAAGACCACCTCCATCTTCAATCAAAAGAGCTTTGTAATCTTCTTTACCAAAATCTTTAGCAATTTCTACCAAATAGACATCAGAGTGCCTactaacacaaacaaaaccccAAGTGACAAAATCAAAATGCAAAAGTTCATTATATGTTGTCGATGATCAGATGCCATGGCTGGTACCTTAATAGATAATATGTCAAGAGGTAacttttttagtcttttgataTCTCAACTTAGATTTTGGAAATGTTTGTgtgaaaagaatatat
The Camelina sativa cultivar DH55 chromosome 6, Cs, whole genome shotgun sequence genome window above contains:
- the LOC104792706 gene encoding probable E3 ubiquitin-protein ligase BAH1-like; the encoded protein is MKFGETFTEYLRGEEEWFLEKCRHVEYKKLKKVLKKCKTTCNSTRSNDEHIISSATSLSDSCQCQSCPWCDEMFFEELMKEASDIAGCFRSRVRHLLHLHVASGMQRYMMSLRRCFTDERQALLQEGQILIQYITMNAIAIRKILKKYDKVHSSVDGKKFKLKMRAERIELLHSPWLIELGAFYLNCGLDKVGNFKNSTFGRVSCDYLNDDQPMMQLMLPNSIELEFDLTCAICLETVFNPYALKCGHIFCKACACSAASVMIFQGIKAAPNNSKCPICREVGVYAEAVHMIELHLLLKIRNKEYWKERMISERSEMVKQSKMFWNEQTKYMIGY